The Gemmatimonadaceae bacterium DNA segment GCTGGGCATCTACGAAGCCTCGCGCGACCTGCAGCGCGCGCAGACGCAGCCCTGGTTCCGCGACTACCTGCATCCGGCACTGGAGGAGTTCTTCAAGCCGGACCCGGCCAACCACGGCTCGTACTTCATCGGCTGGAGCAGCACGGACGAGACGTACTGGAAGGAGAACTACCAGATTTGGTTCCGCGCCCTGCGCCGCTTCGAAGAACTCGGCGGCACGATCGCCTGCGGCGACGACGCGGGCTTCATCTACCAGCTCTACGGCTTCGGTCTCATCCGCGAGATGGAGCTGCACCAGGAAGCGGGCTTCCATCCGCTGAAGGTGATCCAGCACTGTACGGGCAACGCAGCCAAGCTGATGGGCGAGGAGCAGCGCCTGGGCCGCGTGCGCGCCGGCTGGCTGGCAGACTTGATCGTGGTGGACGGCAACCCGCTCGAGGACTTCAAGGTGATGTACCCCGGCGGCACGACACGCATCGTGAACGACGTCGAGGAACGCACGCAGGGCATCGAATGGACGATCAAGGGTGGGATGCCCTACCACGGACCGACGCTGATGCGCGAGGTGAAGGAGATCGTGGACCAAGCCCGCACCCGCCGAGCCAACGGCCAAAGGTAGGGAAGTAGTTGCCGTTGCAGTTGCAGCTGTAGTTGTAGTAGCCGTTCGCATCCGTCATCCGTCATCCGTCCTCCGCCCCAGTGTCCTTCTCTCCCGATCTTCTCCGCCACAAGTCCGCCCTCATAACCGGCGGCGGTACCGGACTCGGCCGGGCGATGGCCGAGCGCTTCCTCGAACTCGGCGCAACGGTCATCATCTGCGGTCGCCGCAAACAGGTTCTGGACGACGCCGCGCAAGAGATGATGGCCGCGAAAGGCGGCCGCGTCGTCGCGATCCCCTGCGACATCCGCGACCCCGACGCAGTAGATGCAATGCTCGACCGCGCCTGGGCCGACATCGGTGGCATTGACATCCTTGTGAACAACGCCGCCGGCAACATCGCGGCGCCTACGGAGTCGCTCTCGCATCGCGCGGTGGATGCGGTGCTCGGCATCGTGCTGCACGGCTCCTTCTACTGCACGCTCTCCGCCGGCAAGCGCTGGCTCGCCGAAGGCCGCAAGGCGAAGGTGCTCTCGATCGTCACGACCTACGCTGAGGGCGGCAGTGCCTTTGTGGTGCCGAGCGCCGCAGCCAAGGCCGGCGTGCTCGCGATGACGCGTTCGCTGGCGGTGGAGTGGGGCCCGCGCGGCATCCGCTGCAACGCGATCGCACCGGGGCCCTTCCCCACCAAGGGCGCCTGGGACCGCCTGCTGCCTGACCCCTCGCTGCTCGACGCCGCCATCGAGCGCATTCCGGCGCGTCGTCCGGGCGAACTCATCGAGCTCGCGAATCTCGCGGCATTCCTCGTCAGCGACCTCGCCGACTACATCAACGGCGACTGCATCACGATTGACGGCGGCGAGAAGCTCAAGGGCAGCGGCCAGTTCAGTTGGATGGGTTCGCTGACGAAGAGCCAGTGGGAAGCCCTCGAGCGCGCAGCCCGCGGTACGACCGCGAAGGACAAGAGCCAAATGGAAGGCTGAGCCGATTCGCGTTCCTGCATCCGTCCTCCGTCATCCGTCCCCAGTCGGCAGCCCAATGCCCGATGTGATCACCACCCAGATCCGCCGCTTCCTTGAAACGCACGCCTTCCCGCTCGAGCGCTCCTTCCTGAGCCGCCCGTTCCGGGAGCTCGTGCCGCAGCTGAGCGAACTCCGCGCTGAGGTGAAGAGTCTGGGGCTCTGGGCCCCTCACCTGCCCAAGGAGCACGGCGGGCTCGGGCTCGCACTGCCGGAGTTCGCCGAGGTGAGTGCGGTGTTGGGTGAGTCGCCCATCGGGCACTACCTGTTCAATTGCAACGCTCCCGACATCGGCAACCAGGAGCTGCTGCTCGCGCACGGGAGCGACGCGCAGCGAAAGCAGTGGTTCGAGCCGTTGGCGCGCGGCGAGATCCGCAGCTGCTTCGCGATGACAGAGCCGGAGTTCGCCGGCTCCAACCCAGTCTGGATGGACACGCAGGCTCGGCGCGATGGCGACGCGTACGTGATCACTGGCCACAAGTGGTTTACGTCGAGCGCCGAGGGCGCGGCATTCACGATCGTGATGGCGGTGACGGATGCCGACGCGCCGCCGCACAAGCGCGCGAGCCAGATCATCGTGCCGCTGGATGCCCCGGGCGTGATGTTCGTGCGCAACATCCCGGTGATGGGCGAGGCGGGCAGCGACTACGCCAGCCACGCGGAGCTGCGCTTTGAGGGCGTGCGCGTGCCGGTGAGCAACCGCATCGGCGATGAGGGCGCGGGCTTCGCATTGGCGCAGGAGCGGCTCGGGCCGGGGCGCATCCACCACTGTATGCGGTGGATTGGCATCGGCGAGCGCGCGTTCCGTTTGATGGTGCAGCGCGCGGCCACGCGGGAGCTGGCGCCGGGCGAGCCGCTGGGGCAGCAGCAGGCGGTGCAGCATTGGATCGCCGAGTGCCGCGCGGAGTTGGATGCCTCGCGGCTCCTGGTGATGGACGTGGCGCATCGCATCGAGCGCGAGGGCGCCTCGGCGGCCCGGGACGGCATCTCGATGATCAAGTTCCACGTGGCCGGCGTGCTGCAGCGCGTGCTCGACCGCGCGATCCAGGTGCACGGTGCGCTGGGGATGACCGACGACACGCCGCTGGCGTATTGGTACCGGCACGAGCGTGGGGCGCGGATTTATGATGGGCCGGATGAGGTGCATAAGAGTGCGGTGGGGCGGCGGATTCTTGCTGCGGCAGGGATGGCGGGGCGTGTGAGAAAGGACGGATGACGGATGACGGATGCTTGTTGGGAGTGTGGCGATGAGTGAGGTGACTTCCGTCAGGGCTGGTGAGGAACTGCCGCTGGACTCGTTGAAC contains these protein-coding regions:
- a CDS encoding acyl-CoA dehydrogenase family protein, coding for MITTQIRRFLETHAFPLERSFLSRPFRELVPQLSELRAEVKSLGLWAPHLPKEHGGLGLALPEFAEVSAVLGESPIGHYLFNCNAPDIGNQELLLAHGSDAQRKQWFEPLARGEIRSCFAMTEPEFAGSNPVWMDTQARRDGDAYVITGHKWFTSSAEGAAFTIVMAVTDADAPPHKRASQIIVPLDAPGVMFVRNIPVMGEAGSDYASHAELRFEGVRVPVSNRIGDEGAGFALAQERLGPGRIHHCMRWIGIGERAFRLMVQRAATRELAPGEPLGQQQAVQHWIAECRAELDASRLLVMDVAHRIEREGASAARDGISMIKFHVAGVLQRVLDRAIQVHGALGMTDDTPLAYWYRHERGARIYDGPDEVHKSAVGRRILAAAGMAGRVRKDG
- a CDS encoding SDR family oxidoreductase gives rise to the protein MAERFLELGATVIICGRRKQVLDDAAQEMMAAKGGRVVAIPCDIRDPDAVDAMLDRAWADIGGIDILVNNAAGNIAAPTESLSHRAVDAVLGIVLHGSFYCTLSAGKRWLAEGRKAKVLSIVTTYAEGGSAFVVPSAAAKAGVLAMTRSLAVEWGPRGIRCNAIAPGPFPTKGAWDRLLPDPSLLDAAIERIPARRPGELIELANLAAFLVSDLADYINGDCITIDGGEKLKGSGQFSWMGSLTKSQWEALERAARGTTAKDKSQMEG